TGAATAGTACAAGAGTTAACGAAGCCAGGCAGAGGTACAAGGAAAGTCCCATTGGAGAATCATTGCTACCTCTAGCATTCAATGAAGCGTCTGAACCACATGCTCCTTCTATCTCCTGCTGCGAAGAGTACTTAGTTTCctccatatttttgaatttctaTCGATTAAGCTCTATACCAGGTATGATCTGGTCTGATCAGTTCTAGGTATGAGTATAACTAGAATAcatctatatatatgtatatatatatttaaaccaaaaaaaaaaaaaattcgcTTCTCATAAAGGTGTGATGACACTATTATCTTTTGCATATTTTGTCGACTCGTATCATGTACGCGCTGCATATGAGGTGCGGCGCTATCTGTTAAATATGTACTAATTTGCACCTGCTGCAAAGGAAATGTGGCACTACTTTTACTCGCATGTTAACTTTCACCTActatatatagaaaaaagGGTGTTGCTTTCAATCGCCGACTAATTTGCTCAAATACTCTTTACACAAAGGAAATTGTGTATCAGTAACCCTTACGGTTTGTTTATGAAGGAACTTTGCTCGTCCTACACCACCGGATCTAGGTactcaattttttgatgattttgcACTTGTGCTCATATCCTGTCGACAGGCACcgcatttttttccttgtttcAACAGACATAAACACAAGCTTCACTCATTAGTTTGAAAAGAGATAGTTTCGACGGTACAGTATTCTTGTCGTACAAAAGTCTTCGGTATAACTGGTTCGTTGTGGATTTTCGGAAAGTAAGTTGATTGTACGACGACAGGTCAAAGTTAAAGTTAAAGTCACCAGGTGTATAGACACCACATTGAAGGGGCGTCAcagcaattttttttatttttttttgatacTCAATAATTACGAGCATATAATTTTAGtacttccaaaaaaaagttaaaaaaaaaatagtgaCAAAATGTGTCagtaaaatatatatgAGAACATGGAATGTATTAAAGTAATTCCATTTCTAGCAGATGTAGCGACCGTAGAATCTTAAATACTATTTACataaataagaaaagtaaaataGTTTTATGGACTGGaacgagaaaaaaaaaaaaaagaataatcaAGTAAATAAATTATCGGATGAGTTCTAGTGTTGTTGGTGCCTCaagtaataaaaaaagtggaATTAGGCAGTCCTGTGAGATTATTGAGCGAGAACGTCACTCAAACGATGACACGTACTCTATGACATCGACCTTTTTTAAGctcaaagaaaacgaaaTTATGTCTGCACAGTTTGATTCCttgaaatataaaattctACTGATAAGTACCGCGTTTGTATGTGGGTTTGGAATTAGTTTAGACTACACACTTAGATCGACCTATACGGGCTATGCAACGAACTCATATTCAGAACACTCCTTACTTTCAACTGTCCAAGTTATCAATGCTGTTGTGAGTGTCGGATCCCAAGTTGTCTACTCTAGACTCTCTGACCACTTCGGAAGACTAAGGCTTTTTTTAGTTGCaactattttttatataatgGGAACCATCATTCAATCACAGGCGACCCGTCTCACCATGTATGCAGCAGGATCGGTTTTCTATAACTGTGGATACGTCGGAACAAATCTGCTCCTGACATTAATACTCTCAGATTTCTCCTCCTTGAAATGGAGAATGTTTTACCAGTACGCCTCATATTGGCCATATATCATAATACCATGGATTTCAGGCAATATTATCACAGCAGCAAATCCTCAGAAAAACTGGTCCTGGAATATTGCAATGTGGGCTTTTATTTACCCACTCTCTACCTTGCCAATTATATTTCTTATTCTTTATATGAAGTACAAATCTTCAAAGACTGCTGAGTGGAGATCTCTCAAAGAACAGGCTAGAAAGGAAAGAACGGGCGGATTATTTGAGAATTTGGTGTTTCTATTCTGGAAACTCGATATTGTTGGCATATTATTAATAACTGTGTCGCTAGGGTGTATTCTTGTTCCTTTGACGTTGGCTAATGAGACATCACAAAAGTGGCacaattcaaaaataattgCCACTTTAGTTTCAGGTGGctgtttatttttcatttttttatattggGAGGCCAAATTTGCCAAATCTCCTCTTCTACCGTTCAAATTACTAAGTGATCGTGGAATTTGGGCACCCCTTGGTgttacttttttcaattttttcacctttttcATTTCGTGCGACTATCTGTATCCTGTTTTGCTGGTATCGATGAAAGAATCGTCCACTTCGGCTGCTCGGATAGTAAACCTTCCTGACTTTGTTGCTGCTACTGCATCTCCATTCTACAGTTTGTTGGTGGCAAAGACAAGGAAACTGAAACTTTCTGTAATCGGAGGTTGTGCTGCATGGATGGTGTGCATGGGCCTTTTTTACAAATACAGAGGAGGATCTGGGTCTCATGAAGGTGTTATCGCTGCATCTGTTATCATGGGTTTGAGCGGTCTCCTATGCAGCAATTCAGTGATCGTCATACTGCAAGCCATGACTACGCATAGTAGGATGGCTGTAATAACCGGCATTCAGTATACCTTTTCAAAGCTAGGCGCTGCTATCGGTGCCTCCGTTTCTGGTGCCATATGGACACAAACCATGCCTAACCAACTCTACAAGAACCTTGGAAACGATACATTGGCAGAAATAGCATATGCATCACCTTATACATTCATTAGTGATTATCCTTGGGGCTCACCGGAAAGAGATGCTGTGGTTGAATCTTACAGATATGTTCAACGAATAATAATGACGGTTGGCTTGGCATGTACGGTACCGTTCTTTACGTTTACAATGTTCATGAGAAACCCGGAACTAATAGACAAGGCGACACACGAAGAATTCACTGAAGATGGTTTGGTTGTCTTGCCAGATGaggaaaatattttctctCAAATCAAGGCACTTTTTAGACATAATCGAAGTAACAAGAAATCAGGATGTTGATCCCCAAGCTGGTGAAAAAagggcaaaaaaaaaatgaaagcaaAATCacaaaaaaggcaaaaacAAGTGATTTCTACATTTTTATTACTTCCGATAAAAATGACATAACAGGATAGGATAAACATGCTCGATAGACCCACATTTGAACTTGCGACGCATATAGCTGTGTCgtactttttattttcacaAGCGTCGGTAAAAACTCAGCGTCGGTAAAGACTCAGCGTCAGTAAAAGAGTCAGCGTCATTGATATTAAAAGTGCGGGAGGAGTTACTATCCAATAAATGATGCTGGAAATGCGCTCTGTATGAATGCATTAATTATGTTGTaccgaaaaagaaagaaagaaagaaaaaaaagaatatcatGTAACTTCTAGTAAGGGCGTCATGTCATAGCACTTTTCTAAGTGTATGCCATTGTAAATCATTCTAAGCGAAAAAAAGTGATATGTCTCCTGGTATTTTGTATTGTTGTCGTTACAAGTTGATGTGTTCCGTAGTGTGAGTGCAACATGCGATTTTGGTACCGCAAAAAAGGTACAGATCACATGGGCACAGATACAACAATTCTTTATGCCTGTATTGAGATCATAGTTTTCTTGGAGTCGGCAACAGTCTACGGGTGAACCCAATAATCCAGCAGTAAATCTACTAACCGAACATTGTGTCGGAATTTACACATTACTGATATAATTCGTCCCATTAAACTTGCTGCGAGTGATTTCCAAAACAAGTACTACATTGAGCGTGTTCAGCGTGCCCAAAAGAAATGGACTTGAAAATCTTGTTGAATTAACTGTATATCCTTTAAATTAGCTGCCACAATGATAGCTACCTCCGCGATATATTGACGTTACTAACCTTTTGAGATTCTTCACCAATGTTGCAGCGTGAtttaattttgatgaaatcatttttgttgaaagaGTAGGATCCTGTACAGGCTGAAATATACTGTTCTTCAATATATCACTTATTTTAAATGATACAGCCATGTATTTTGGGGATATCAGAGATAATATCATACCCGATTGAGCTGGAACTCCTAGGATTGTTGACAGATGTCGACTATGGCTCCTTACTAACAGAGTATGGTTGTGAAGCTAATACAGATAATGTCTCACTCGTGCAGTCACATCTCCATTGAAAGCTGTGGAGTTTTTCCAGACACCAGTAGCAGCGCCAATGGCAGCACTACAGCGAAAGTTGAACTCATAGCACATCCCTGAATCGTGGACAGTTAATGTATGTTGTTGTGACTCAGACGATAACGATAAGCCTCAAAAAGTTGTGTCCTCTCATCATCCTCGAGCACCAGTATATCATAAGCAAAGA
The nucleotide sequence above comes from Saccharomyces cerevisiae S288C chromosome XI, complete sequence. Encoded proteins:
- the GEX2 gene encoding glutathione exchanger (Proton:glutathione antiporter; localized to the vacuolar and plasma membranes; expressed at a very low level; potential role in resistance to oxidative stress and modulation of the PKA pathway; GEX2 has a paralog, GEX1, that arose from a segmental duplication), which produces MSSSVVGASSNKKSGIRQSCEIIERERHSNDDTYSMTSTFFKLKENEIMSAQFDSLKYKILLISTAFVCGFGISLDYTLRSTYTGYATNSYSEHSLLSTVQVINAVVSVGSQVVYSRLSDHFGRLRLFLVATIFYIMGTIIQSQATRLTMYAAGSVFYNCGYVGTNLLLTLILSDFSSLKWRMFYQYASYWPYIIIPWISGNIITAANPQKNWSWNIAMWAFIYPLSTLPIIFLILYMKYKSSKTAEWRSLKEQARKERTGGLFENLVFLFWKLDIVGILLITVSLGCILVPLTLANETSQKWHNSKIIATLVSGGCLFFIFLYWEAKFAKSPLLPFKLLSDRGIWAPLGVTFFNFFTFFISCDYLYPVLLVSMKESSTSAARIVNLPDFVAATASPFYSLLVAKTRKLKLSVIGGCAAWMVCMGLFYKYRGGSGSHEGVIAASVIMGLSGLLCSNSVIVILQAMTTHSRMAVITGIQYTFSKLGAAIGASVSGAIWTQTMPNQLYKNLGNDTLAEIAYASPYTFISDYPWGSPERDAVVESYRYVQRIIMTVGLACTVPFFTFTMFMRNPELIDKATHEEFTEDGLVVLPDEENIFSQIKALFRHNRSNKKSGC